One window from the genome of Nicotiana sylvestris chromosome 9, ASM39365v2, whole genome shotgun sequence encodes:
- the LOC104216635 gene encoding premnaspirodiene oxygenase-like: MQYFNFFSLFLFVSFLFLLRKWKNSNSHTKRLPPGPWKLPLLGNMFHLLGGPPHHVLGDLAKKYGPLMHLQLGEVSVVAVTSPEMAKEVLKTHDLAFASRPLLLAAKIVCYNGTDIVFSPYGDYWRQMRKICLLELLSAKNVRSFSSVRRDEVFRMIEFFRSSSGKPVNVTKRISVFTSSMTCRSAFGQEYKEQDEFARLVKKVSSLMEGFDIADIFPSLKFLHVLSGMKAKVMDAHHELDAILEKIINEHKKIATGKNNDELGGEGLIDVLLRLMKEGGLQFPITNDNIKAIIFDMFGAGTETSSTTIDWAMVEMMKNPTVFAKAQAEVRKAFRGKETFDENDVEELKYLKLVIKETFRLHPPFPLLLPRESREETDINGYTISLKTKLMVNVWAIGRDPKYWDDVESFKPERFEHNSMDFIGNNFEYLPFGSGRRMCPGISFGLANVYLPLAQLLYHFDWKLPTGINPCDLDMIESSGATCSRKSDLYLTATPYQPSQK; the protein is encoded by the exons ATGCAGTACTTcaacttcttttcccttttcctttttgtGTCTTTCCTCTTTTTATTAAGGAAATGGAAGAATTCCAATAGCCATACCAAAAGATTGCCTCCAGGTCCATGGAAATTACCTTTACTTGGAAACATGTTTCATTTGCTAGGTGGACCTCCACATCATGTCCTTGGAGATTTAGCCAAAAAATATGGTCCACTTATGCACCTTCAACTAGGTGAAGTTTCTGTAGTTGCTGTTACTTCTCCTGAGATGGCGAAAGAAGTACTAAAAACTCATGACCTCGCTTTTGCATCTCGGCCTTTACTTTTAGCTGCCAAAATTGTATGCTACAACGGGACGGACATTGTCTTTTCCCCCTATGGTGATTACTGGAGACAAATGCGTAAAATTTGTCTCTTGGAATTGCTTAGTGCCAAAAATGTTAGGTCATTCAGTTCAGTTAGACGAGATGAAGTTTTTCGTATGATTGAATTTTTTCGATCATCTTCTGGTAAGCCTGTTAATGTAACAAAAAGGATTTCTGTATTCACAAGCTCTATGACATGTAGATCAGCCTTTGGACAAGAATACAAGGAGCAAGACGAATTTGCACGACTAGTAAAAAAAGTGTCAAGCTTAATGGAAGGGTTCGATATTGCTGATATATTTCCTTCATTGAAGTTTCTTCATGTGCTCAGTGGGATGAAAGCTAAAGTTATGGATGCACACCATGAGTTAGATGCCATTCTTGAAAAAATTATCAATGAGCACAAGAAAATTGCAACTGGAAAGAATAATGATGAATTAGGAGGTGAAGGTTTAATTGACGTACTGCTAAGACTAATGAAAGAGGGAGGCCTTCAGTTCCCAATCACCAACGACAACATCAAAGCTATTATTTTT GACATGTTTGGTGCGGGCACAGAAACTTCATCAACCACAATTGATTGGGCCATGGTCGAAATGATGAAGAATCCAACTGTATTCGCTAAAGCTCAAGCAGAGGTAAGAAAAGCCTTCAGAGGAAAAGAAACTTTTGATGAAAATGATGTCGAGGAGTTGAAATACCTAAAATTAGTCATCAAAGAAACTTTTAGACTCCATCCTCCGTTTCCCCTTTTGCTCCCAAGAGAATCAAGAGAAGAAACAGACATAAACGGCTACACTATTTCATTGAAAACAAAACTTATGGTTAACGTTTGGGCTATTGGAAGAGATCCAAAATATTGGGATGATGTCGAAAGCTTTAAGCCAGAGAGATTTGAACACAACTCTATGGATTTTATTGGTAATAATTTTGAATATCTTCCATTTGGTAGTGGAAGAAGAATGTGTCCTGGGATATCATTTGGTTTGGCTAATGTTTATTTGCCACTAGCTCAATTGTTATATCATTTTGATTGGAAACTCCCTACTGGAATCAATCCATGTGACTTGGACATGATTGAGTCGTCAGGAGCAACTTGTTCTAGAAAGAGTGATTTATACTTGACTGCTACTCCATATCAACCTTCTCAAAAGTGA